Proteins encoded by one window of Sorex araneus isolate mSorAra2 chromosome 3, mSorAra2.pri, whole genome shotgun sequence:
- the SLC25A29 gene encoding mitochondrial basic amino acids transporter isoform X1 has protein sequence MALDFLAGCAGGVAGVLVGHPFDTVKVRLQVQNAEKPQYRGTLHCFQTIVRQESVLGLYKGLGSPLMGLTFINALVFGVHGNTLRALGRDSPLNQFLAGAAAGAIQCVICCPMELAKTRLQLQDAGPARPYRGSLHCLAHIYRQEGVRGVHRGMLATLLRETPSFGVYFLSYDVLTRALGCAPGDRLLVAKLLLAGGTSGILSWLSTYPLDVIKSRLQADGLRGSPRYRGLLDCARQSYQAEGWRVFTRGLTSTLLRAFPVNAATFATVTVVLSYARGPEARPDGDAAAPAPALTQRSSL, from the exons ATGGCGCTCGACTTCCTAGCTGGATGCGCCGGGG GTGTGGCCGGCGTGCTGGTGGGTCACCCGTTTGACACGGTCAAG GTGCGGCTGCAGGTGCAGAACGCCGAGAAGCCCCAGTACCGGGGCACGCTGCACTGCTTCCAGACCATCGTCCGGCAGGAGAGC GTGCTGGGCCTGTACAAGGGCCTGGGCTCGCCGCTCATGGGGCTCACCTTCATCAACGCGCTGGTGTTCGGCGTCCACGGCAACACCCTGCGCGCCCTGGGCCGCGACTCGCCGCTCAACCAGTTCctggcgggcgcggcggcgggcgccATCCAGTGCGTCATCTGCTGCCCCATGGAGCTGGCCAAGACGCGGCTGCAGCTGCAGGACGCGGGCCCGGCGCGGCCCTACCGCGGCTCGCTGCACTGCCTGGCGCACATCTACCGGCAGGAGGGCGTGCGCGGCGTGCACCGCGGCATGCTGGCCACGCTGCTGCGCGAGACCCCCAGCTTCGGCGTCTACTTCCTGTCCTACGACGTGCTCACGCGCGCCCTGGGCTGCGCGCCCGGCGACCGGCTGCTGGTGGCCAAGCTGCTGCTGGCGGGCGGCACGTCGGGCATCCTGTCCTGGCTGTCCACCTACCCGCTGGACGTGATCAAGTCGCGGCTGCAGGCCGACGGGCTGCGGGGCTCCCCGCGCTACCGCGGCCTGCTGGACTGCGCGCGCCAGAGCTACCAGGCCGAGGGCTGGCGCGTCTTCACCCGCGGCCTCACGTCCACGCTGCTGCGCGCCTTCCCGGTCAACGCGGCCACCTTCGCCACCGTCACCGTGGTGCTGTCCTACGCGCGCGGCCCCGAGGCGCGGCCCGACGGCGACGCGGCCGCCCCGGCGCCCGCCCTGACGCAGAGGTCCAGCCTGTGA
- the SLC25A29 gene encoding mitochondrial basic amino acids transporter isoform X2, translating to MALDFLAGCAGGVAGVLVGHPFDTVKVLGLYKGLGSPLMGLTFINALVFGVHGNTLRALGRDSPLNQFLAGAAAGAIQCVICCPMELAKTRLQLQDAGPARPYRGSLHCLAHIYRQEGVRGVHRGMLATLLRETPSFGVYFLSYDVLTRALGCAPGDRLLVAKLLLAGGTSGILSWLSTYPLDVIKSRLQADGLRGSPRYRGLLDCARQSYQAEGWRVFTRGLTSTLLRAFPVNAATFATVTVVLSYARGPEARPDGDAAAPAPALTQRSSL from the exons ATGGCGCTCGACTTCCTAGCTGGATGCGCCGGGG GTGTGGCCGGCGTGCTGGTGGGTCACCCGTTTGACACGGTCAAG GTGCTGGGCCTGTACAAGGGCCTGGGCTCGCCGCTCATGGGGCTCACCTTCATCAACGCGCTGGTGTTCGGCGTCCACGGCAACACCCTGCGCGCCCTGGGCCGCGACTCGCCGCTCAACCAGTTCctggcgggcgcggcggcgggcgccATCCAGTGCGTCATCTGCTGCCCCATGGAGCTGGCCAAGACGCGGCTGCAGCTGCAGGACGCGGGCCCGGCGCGGCCCTACCGCGGCTCGCTGCACTGCCTGGCGCACATCTACCGGCAGGAGGGCGTGCGCGGCGTGCACCGCGGCATGCTGGCCACGCTGCTGCGCGAGACCCCCAGCTTCGGCGTCTACTTCCTGTCCTACGACGTGCTCACGCGCGCCCTGGGCTGCGCGCCCGGCGACCGGCTGCTGGTGGCCAAGCTGCTGCTGGCGGGCGGCACGTCGGGCATCCTGTCCTGGCTGTCCACCTACCCGCTGGACGTGATCAAGTCGCGGCTGCAGGCCGACGGGCTGCGGGGCTCCCCGCGCTACCGCGGCCTGCTGGACTGCGCGCGCCAGAGCTACCAGGCCGAGGGCTGGCGCGTCTTCACCCGCGGCCTCACGTCCACGCTGCTGCGCGCCTTCCCGGTCAACGCGGCCACCTTCGCCACCGTCACCGTGGTGCTGTCCTACGCGCGCGGCCCCGAGGCGCGGCCCGACGGCGACGCGGCCGCCCCGGCGCCCGCCCTGACGCAGAGGTCCAGCCTGTGA